In Mycobacterium gallinarum, a single window of DNA contains:
- a CDS encoding alkyl/aryl-sulfatase, with amino-acid sequence MEQTPPTAVIESAHREHLGKLPFDDTADFEAADRGFIGALEPCVVKAADGRTVWDNDVYAFLNGDAPATVHPSLWRQSQLCAKQGLYEVVEGIYQVRGLDLSNISFIEGDTGIIVIDPLVSTETAAAALALYRRHRGDRQVVAVIYTHSHVDHFGGVLGVTSQADVDASKVAVLAPEGFTEHAVQENVYAGTAMARRAGYMYGAALDRGPQGQVGCGLGQTPSTGEVAIIVPTIDITTTGEAHTIDGVEIEFQMAPGTEAPAEMHFYFPKFRALCMAENATHNLHNLLTLRGALVRDPHGWAGYLTEAIDTFADRTDVVFASHHWPTWGREAIVEFLALQRDMYAYLHDQTLRQLNQGYTGIEIAETFEMPPALQKAWHTHGYYGSVSHNVKAVYQRYMGWFDGNPGRLWAHPPEAIGPRYVEAMGGLDNVVKIAQQAFDKGDFRWAATLLDHAMFTDENHTAARQLYVETLQQLAYGSENGPWRNFFLAGATELADGNFGTPTQVAPETLMAQLSPEQIFDALAISVNGPRAWDLDLALDVTFLDSDTNYRLTLRNGVLVYRKVNAEEATAGATVKVASKIRLLALAAGDLTSPGFELVGDATVLQQLTESLDRPDPGFNIVTP; translated from the coding sequence ATGGAGCAGACGCCACCCACCGCCGTCATCGAGTCCGCGCATCGCGAGCACCTGGGCAAGCTGCCTTTCGACGACACCGCCGACTTCGAAGCCGCCGACCGCGGATTCATCGGCGCCCTCGAACCCTGCGTCGTCAAGGCCGCCGACGGAAGAACGGTGTGGGACAACGACGTCTACGCGTTCCTGAACGGTGATGCGCCGGCCACGGTGCATCCCAGTCTCTGGCGGCAGAGCCAGCTGTGCGCCAAACAAGGCCTCTACGAGGTGGTCGAGGGCATCTATCAGGTCCGCGGGCTGGACTTGTCGAACATCAGCTTCATCGAGGGCGACACCGGAATCATCGTCATCGACCCGCTGGTGTCCACGGAGACTGCAGCGGCGGCATTGGCGCTGTATCGCCGGCATCGCGGGGACCGCCAAGTGGTCGCGGTGATCTACACCCACAGCCACGTCGACCACTTCGGCGGCGTGCTGGGTGTGACGTCGCAGGCCGACGTGGACGCCAGCAAGGTTGCGGTGCTTGCGCCGGAGGGCTTCACCGAGCACGCCGTGCAGGAAAATGTGTACGCGGGCACCGCGATGGCACGCCGCGCCGGGTACATGTACGGGGCCGCACTCGATCGCGGTCCGCAGGGGCAGGTGGGCTGCGGCCTGGGGCAGACGCCCTCGACCGGTGAGGTCGCGATCATCGTGCCCACCATCGACATCACCACCACCGGCGAAGCCCATACGATCGACGGCGTCGAAATCGAGTTCCAGATGGCGCCTGGCACCGAGGCGCCTGCCGAAATGCACTTCTATTTCCCGAAATTCCGCGCGCTGTGCATGGCCGAGAATGCGACCCACAACCTGCACAACCTGCTGACGTTGCGTGGTGCGCTGGTGCGTGACCCGCACGGATGGGCCGGGTACCTGACCGAGGCGATCGATACGTTCGCCGACCGCACCGACGTCGTGTTCGCCTCGCACCACTGGCCGACGTGGGGTCGCGAAGCGATTGTCGAATTCCTTGCGTTGCAGCGGGATATGTATGCCTACCTGCATGACCAGACGTTGCGGCAACTGAACCAGGGTTACACCGGAATCGAGATCGCGGAAACCTTCGAGATGCCTCCCGCGCTTCAGAAGGCCTGGCATACGCACGGCTACTACGGGTCGGTCAGCCACAACGTCAAGGCGGTGTACCAGCGCTACATGGGTTGGTTCGACGGCAATCCGGGTCGACTGTGGGCGCATCCACCGGAGGCCATCGGTCCACGCTACGTCGAAGCCATGGGCGGTTTGGACAACGTCGTGAAGATCGCGCAGCAGGCGTTCGACAAGGGGGATTTCCGCTGGGCGGCAACTCTATTGGATCACGCGATGTTCACCGACGAGAATCACACCGCCGCGCGCCAGCTGTACGTTGAGACGCTGCAGCAGCTGGCCTACGGGTCCGAGAACGGTCCGTGGCGCAACTTTTTCTTGGCCGGTGCCACCGAGTTGGCCGACGGCAACTTCGGTACTCCGACCCAGGTCGCTCCGGAGACATTGATGGCGCAGCTGTCGCCGGAGCAGATCTTCGATGCCTTGGCGATCAGCGTCAACGGACCGAGAGCTTGGGACCTCGACCTCGCACTGGATGTGACGTTCCTGGATTCGGACACCAACTACCGGCTGACGCTGCGCAACGGAGTTCTGGTGTACCGCAAGGTGAATGCCGAGGAGGCCACCGCGGGTGCCACCGTGAAGGTGGCGAGCAAGATCCGGTTGCTCGCGCTGGCTGCCGGTGACCTGACCTCACCAGGTTTCGAGCTCGTCGGCGACGCCACGGTGCTACAGCAGCTCACCGAATCCCTGGACCGACCGGATCCGGGGTTCAACATCGTCACGCCGTAG
- a CDS encoding SDR family oxidoreductase, which yields MAQASAINGKVIVVTGGARGIGLATAKMLHGLGAKVAIGDVDEATVKEAGADVDLGFYARLDVTDRQSFTTFLDDVERELGPVDVLVNNAGICPAGRFLDEPDEVTARTIDINLFGVILGTKLAAERMVKRGRGHIINIASVGAVNPVPGIATYCATKFAVLGYTDTARQELRGTGVTASVVMPTLTNTSMIDGVASASGLKNAQPEDIAKGIVALIEKPKPHLTVTRATAVLIGLTRRLPLGVNEAVSRALHADRIFMDAVDKPERRDYEDRARHS from the coding sequence ATGGCGCAGGCATCCGCAATCAACGGGAAAGTCATCGTCGTCACCGGCGGCGCACGCGGTATCGGTCTGGCCACCGCGAAAATGCTGCACGGACTCGGCGCCAAGGTGGCGATCGGCGACGTCGACGAGGCGACGGTCAAGGAGGCCGGCGCTGACGTCGACCTCGGTTTCTACGCTCGCCTGGATGTCACCGATCGTCAGTCGTTCACCACGTTCCTCGACGACGTCGAGCGTGAACTCGGTCCCGTCGATGTGCTCGTGAACAACGCCGGGATCTGCCCGGCGGGCAGGTTCCTCGACGAACCCGACGAGGTCACCGCGCGCACCATCGACATCAACCTGTTCGGCGTGATCCTGGGTACCAAGCTTGCCGCCGAGCGAATGGTAAAGCGCGGCAGGGGACACATCATCAACATCGCGTCGGTCGGTGCGGTGAATCCCGTGCCCGGCATCGCCACCTATTGCGCCACCAAGTTCGCGGTACTCGGCTACACCGACACCGCACGGCAGGAGTTGCGCGGCACCGGGGTGACCGCCTCCGTCGTGATGCCGACGTTGACGAACACCTCGATGATCGACGGCGTCGCGAGCGCGTCCGGTTTGAAGAATGCCCAACCCGAGGACATCGCGAAAGGAATCGTCGCGCTCATCGAAAAACCGAAACCACACCTGACGGTTACGCGGGCGACGGCGGTCTTGATCGGGCTGACACGGCGACTACCGCTCGGCGTCAACGAAGCGGTCAGCCGCGCGCTGCACGCCGACCGGATCTTCATGGACGCCGTCGACAAACCCGAACGTCGCGACTACGAAGATCGCGCCCGCCACTCCTGA
- a CDS encoding NAD(P)-dependent oxidoreductase — translation MTSVTVLGLGPMGQALSGALLDANYRTTVWNRTESKADAARAHGAVWQTTPAEAVAASDITLINVVDHDVVDDLVSQAGAAVAGQVLVGLSSDTPDRAHDTAKRVADLGGRYLDGAIMTPTQTIGTPSGSVLFAGPKGTFQTYRDVFAALGTPTWLGEDYGRAAAFDMSLLDVFWTSVSGFLHALTVAGSNGITPEEFLPHAKGIVDILGPIFDEFAERIANDRHDDSSAPVASTAASLRHLIGASHDAGVDAGVLEVFRRYVDATVAAGHSADEVSRVASAMLR, via the coding sequence ATGACGTCGGTGACCGTGTTGGGTCTCGGCCCTATGGGACAAGCGCTTTCGGGCGCCCTGCTCGACGCGAACTACCGCACCACGGTGTGGAACCGCACCGAGTCGAAAGCCGACGCGGCGCGTGCCCATGGGGCGGTGTGGCAGACCACGCCCGCCGAGGCTGTCGCCGCCAGCGACATCACGCTGATCAACGTCGTCGACCATGACGTCGTCGACGACCTGGTGAGCCAGGCGGGCGCCGCAGTCGCCGGGCAAGTCCTCGTCGGCCTGAGCTCCGACACCCCGGACCGGGCCCACGACACCGCCAAACGCGTCGCGGATCTCGGTGGACGATACCTCGACGGAGCGATTATGACGCCGACTCAGACCATCGGAACACCAAGCGGCAGTGTCCTTTTCGCGGGACCGAAGGGCACATTCCAGACCTACCGGGACGTCTTCGCCGCGCTGGGCACACCGACGTGGTTGGGGGAGGACTACGGGCGCGCGGCCGCGTTCGACATGTCCTTGCTCGACGTGTTCTGGACGTCGGTCAGCGGGTTCCTGCATGCGTTGACGGTGGCAGGGTCCAACGGGATCACACCGGAGGAGTTTTTGCCGCACGCCAAGGGCATCGTCGACATTCTCGGCCCGATCTTCGACGAGTTCGCCGAACGCATCGCCAACGATCGGCACGACGACAGCAGCGCCCCCGTCGCTTCGACAGCGGCGTCCCTGCGTCACCTCATCGGTGCCTCACACGACGCCGGTGTCGATGCCGGTGTACTCGAGGTGTTCCGGCGCTACGTGGACGCCACCGTGGCTGCCGGGCACAGTGCTGACGAGGTCAGCAGAGTCGCCTCGGCCATGCTGCGGTGA
- a CDS encoding NAD(P)-dependent oxidoreductase, whose amino-acid sequence MPTVSFLGLGEMGSALAEAVLRSGHPTIVWNRTAAKTAHLAGAGAVVANAPGDAVDADLTVVCLFDHASVHEVLDPIADRLAGKSILNLTTTSPDGARELARWAAGIGADYLDGGIMATPEMIGTPAAGVLYSGSQRLYEDHRALFQSWGTAEYFGDDAGMASLYDLALLSSMYVMFAGFFHGAAMVGASGVPAKEFAARAVDWLHAVVPSITEYADVIDGGDYSVPGQQSLEFSDIGDIVEASRAQGISTEVVDVVQRMIHRQIDAGHGSDGLARFVESIKS is encoded by the coding sequence ATGCCAACCGTGAGCTTTCTCGGTCTCGGCGAGATGGGCTCAGCTCTGGCCGAAGCCGTTCTCCGCTCGGGCCATCCGACGATCGTGTGGAACCGTACCGCTGCCAAGACCGCGCACCTTGCCGGCGCGGGTGCCGTCGTCGCGAACGCACCGGGCGACGCGGTAGACGCCGACCTGACCGTGGTGTGTCTGTTCGACCACGCGTCGGTGCACGAGGTACTCGATCCGATTGCCGATCGACTTGCCGGCAAGAGCATCCTCAACCTGACCACCACGTCGCCCGACGGTGCCCGCGAACTCGCCCGCTGGGCCGCCGGCATCGGCGCCGACTACCTCGACGGCGGCATCATGGCCACACCGGAGATGATCGGCACACCGGCGGCCGGAGTGCTCTACAGCGGGTCACAAAGGCTTTACGAAGATCACCGGGCTCTGTTCCAATCCTGGGGAACCGCTGAGTATTTCGGAGATGATGCGGGTATGGCGTCGCTATACGACCTGGCCCTGCTGTCCTCCATGTACGTGATGTTCGCCGGGTTCTTCCACGGAGCGGCGATGGTCGGCGCGTCGGGGGTACCGGCCAAGGAGTTCGCGGCGCGCGCCGTCGATTGGCTGCACGCGGTGGTCCCCTCGATCACTGAATACGCCGACGTCATCGATGGCGGTGACTATTCGGTGCCCGGCCAACAGAGCCTCGAGTTCTCCGATATCGGCGACATCGTGGAAGCGAGCCGTGCGCAGGGCATCAGCACCGAAGTCGTCGACGTGGTGCAGCGCATGATCCACCGGCAGATCGATGCGGGCCACGGCAGCGACGGGCTTGCGCGTTTCGTCGAAAGCATCAAGTCATGA
- a CDS encoding winged helix-turn-helix transcriptional regulator yields the protein MASLGKYTCGLDAAMAVVDGKWKPLILWELQAGPTRFNALHRSLPGISQKMLTQHLKELQRHGVVHRESYHEVPPRVEYSMTPAGVELLEALNPLGDWATKHIKLICAADAG from the coding sequence GTGGCTTCGCTAGGCAAATACACGTGCGGCCTGGACGCAGCGATGGCCGTGGTGGACGGAAAGTGGAAGCCACTGATCCTGTGGGAACTCCAGGCGGGGCCGACACGGTTCAACGCGTTGCACCGCAGCCTGCCCGGCATCTCACAGAAGATGCTGACCCAGCACCTCAAGGAGTTGCAGCGCCACGGCGTTGTTCACCGCGAGAGTTATCACGAGGTGCCGCCCCGAGTGGAGTACTCGATGACCCCGGCCGGCGTCGAATTGCTGGAAGCGCTTAACCCGCTTGGTGATTGGGCCACCAAGCACATCAAGCTGATCTGCGCCGCCGACGCCGGGTAA
- a CDS encoding MmcQ/YjbR family DNA-binding protein, whose translation MRDRPARVADVHEIAASMPHTTRIEGPKGNSIYQVGGKSFVFFRTPQPDAEDPETGERYADVIMIWVESEVDKLALIQDPRSLFFTTDRFDGHPSVLVRASRLAEIGKVELTELIQDAWLSRASKRRAERWLAEQEG comes from the coding sequence ATGCGTGACCGGCCGGCTCGTGTCGCCGACGTACACGAGATCGCCGCGTCGATGCCGCACACGACCCGCATCGAGGGGCCCAAGGGGAATTCGATCTACCAGGTGGGCGGTAAGTCGTTCGTGTTCTTCCGCACGCCTCAGCCCGATGCCGAAGATCCCGAGACCGGTGAGCGCTACGCCGACGTCATCATGATCTGGGTCGAGTCGGAGGTCGACAAGCTGGCGCTCATCCAGGACCCGCGCTCGCTGTTCTTCACCACCGACCGCTTCGACGGTCATCCCTCAGTTCTGGTGCGCGCCAGCCGGTTAGCGGAGATCGGCAAGGTCGAACTGACCGAGCTGATTCAGGATGCGTGGCTGTCACGGGCATCGAAGCGTCGCGCTGAACGGTGGCTGGCCGAGCAGGAGGGCTGA
- a CDS encoding metallophosphoesterase family protein, which produces MRLLLIADTHVPKRARDLPARVWDEVDAADVVIHAGDWVEPQLLDTLDARAERLIACWGNNDGAELRGRLPERADITLAGVRFTVTHETGASGGRDARMAKLYPDTDVLVFGHSHIPWDTTAKTGLRLLNPGSPTDRRRQEFCTYMTATVHDGALSDVVLHRLERHA; this is translated from the coding sequence ATGCGGCTTCTGCTCATCGCCGATACCCACGTCCCGAAGCGTGCCCGCGACCTGCCGGCGCGGGTGTGGGACGAGGTCGACGCAGCTGACGTGGTGATTCACGCGGGCGATTGGGTCGAGCCGCAACTGCTGGACACACTCGACGCCCGCGCCGAACGGCTGATCGCCTGCTGGGGCAACAACGACGGCGCGGAGTTACGCGGACGGCTTCCGGAACGCGCCGACATCACGCTCGCCGGGGTGCGGTTCACCGTCACGCACGAGACCGGCGCGTCGGGCGGCCGCGATGCAAGGATGGCCAAGCTGTACCCCGACACCGATGTGCTGGTCTTCGGTCATAGCCACATCCCATGGGACACCACCGCGAAAACAGGCCTGCGATTATTGAATCCGGGCTCGCCGACCGACCGCCGTCGGCAGGAGTTCTGTACGTACATGACCGCGACGGTGCACGATGGTGCGTTGTCCGACGTCGTGCTGCACCGCTTGGAACGTCATGCGTGA
- a CDS encoding DUF664 domain-containing protein encodes MTDTPWEPPLAGTDVEQLIGALDRQRATFRWKTDELDAAGLQTRIGASAITLGGLLKHMAINEDYIFTQKLTGEPVGEPWATLWDGTDDWEFTSAAADPPETLYALWEDAVARSRTRLDAALARGGLDQLVHVSDDDGNHASLRRVVCDFIEEYARHTGHADLLREAVDGRVGEDPPPGWQPRSGR; translated from the coding sequence ATGACGGACACCCCGTGGGAACCGCCGCTGGCCGGCACCGACGTCGAGCAACTGATCGGTGCACTCGATCGGCAGCGGGCGACGTTTCGCTGGAAGACCGACGAGCTCGACGCGGCCGGACTGCAGACGCGCATCGGGGCCTCGGCGATCACCCTCGGCGGTCTGCTCAAGCACATGGCCATCAACGAGGACTACATCTTCACCCAGAAGCTCACCGGCGAACCGGTCGGCGAGCCGTGGGCGACGCTGTGGGACGGCACCGACGACTGGGAGTTCACGTCGGCGGCCGCCGACCCGCCGGAGACGTTGTACGCACTGTGGGAGGACGCGGTGGCGCGCTCGCGCACCCGCCTCGACGCGGCGTTGGCCCGCGGCGGACTCGATCAGCTGGTCCACGTCTCCGACGATGACGGCAACCATGCCAGCCTGCGTCGGGTGGTATGCGACTTCATCGAGGAGTACGCCAGGCACACCGGGCACGCCGACCTGCTCCGCGAGGCCGTCGACGGTCGGGTGGGTGAAGATCCGCCGCCGGGATGGCAGCCGCGGTCGGGCCGCTAG
- the hisC gene encoding histidinol-phosphate transaminase: MTARLRPELADLPAYTPGKTVPGAIKIASNETVHGPLPSVRAAIEKATDNINRYPDNGYVELKERLAKAIGDGAFSPEHISVGCGSVSLCQQLIQITSTVGDEVLFGWRSFEIYPLQVRTAGATPVQVPLTAHTYDLDAMLAAVTDRTRLIFVCNPNNPTSTVVDPEKLARFVEAVPSDILIAIDEAYVEYIRDGLLPDSLGLVRAHRNVVVLRTFSKAYGLAGLRIGYAVADPDVITALGKVYVPFTATSVSQAAAIACLDAADELLARTDAVVAERARVTAALLDAGYTVPPSQANFVWLPLPGRAQEYARAAADSRIIVRPYGDDGVRVTVAAQDENDMFLEFARHWIGEA, encoded by the coding sequence GTGACCGCCCGTCTGCGACCCGAGCTTGCCGATCTACCGGCCTATACCCCCGGTAAGACCGTGCCGGGCGCGATCAAGATCGCGAGCAACGAGACGGTGCACGGGCCCCTGCCCAGCGTGCGGGCCGCGATCGAGAAGGCCACCGACAACATCAACCGGTACCCCGACAACGGCTACGTCGAACTCAAGGAGCGGTTGGCCAAGGCCATAGGTGATGGGGCCTTCTCGCCGGAACACATCTCCGTCGGCTGCGGATCCGTGAGCCTGTGCCAGCAGTTGATCCAGATCACCTCCACCGTCGGTGACGAAGTGCTGTTCGGCTGGCGCAGCTTCGAGATCTACCCGCTACAGGTCCGCACGGCGGGCGCCACCCCCGTGCAGGTGCCGCTGACCGCCCACACCTACGACCTCGACGCGATGCTGGCCGCGGTCACCGACCGCACCCGGCTGATCTTCGTGTGCAACCCGAACAACCCCACCAGCACCGTCGTCGACCCCGAGAAACTGGCCAGGTTCGTCGAAGCCGTGCCGTCGGACATTCTCATCGCCATCGACGAGGCATACGTCGAATACATTCGCGACGGTCTGCTGCCGGACAGCTTGGGGCTGGTGCGCGCCCACCGCAATGTCGTTGTGCTACGGACGTTCTCGAAGGCGTACGGACTGGCCGGGTTGCGCATCGGCTACGCCGTCGCCGACCCCGACGTCATCACCGCGCTCGGCAAGGTCTACGTCCCTTTCACTGCGACCAGCGTCTCGCAGGCCGCGGCCATCGCCTGCCTGGACGCCGCCGACGAGTTGCTGGCCCGCACCGATGCCGTCGTCGCCGAACGCGCACGGGTGACGGCAGCGCTCCTCGACGCCGGCTACACCGTGCCGCCGTCGCAGGCCAACTTCGTCTGGCTGCCGCTGCCCGGCCGCGCACAGGAGTACGCCCGCGCCGCCGCCGACAGCCGGATCATCGTGCGGCCTTACGGTGACGACGGCGTACGCGTCACCGTCGCCGCGCAGGACGAGAACGACATGTTCCTCGAGTTCGCCCGCCACTGGATCGGAGAAGCATGA
- a CDS encoding DUF4334 domain-containing protein codes for MSEARKKFTEFTERTDRISDAELDEFWATLAPATIDFMIGEWAGGEFDTGHRANGFMKRLNWFGKTFVSATDAKPLVCLDADGNKFSNTEAMNGEASLWMEEFRGELVASMVYDGRPVHDHFKVVDDNAVMGIMNGKGALDGDKFLYFYLERV; via the coding sequence ATGAGCGAGGCACGCAAGAAGTTCACCGAGTTCACCGAACGCACGGATCGGATCTCCGACGCCGAACTCGACGAGTTCTGGGCCACGCTGGCACCGGCGACCATCGACTTCATGATCGGCGAGTGGGCGGGCGGGGAGTTCGACACCGGTCACCGCGCCAACGGCTTCATGAAGCGCCTGAACTGGTTCGGCAAGACGTTCGTGTCGGCGACCGACGCCAAGCCACTGGTGTGCCTGGACGCCGACGGCAACAAGTTCTCCAACACCGAGGCGATGAACGGCGAGGCCAGCCTCTGGATGGAGGAGTTCCGCGGCGAGCTCGTCGCCTCGATGGTTTACGACGGCAGGCCGGTGCACGACCACTTCAAGGTCGTCGACGACAACGCCGTCATGGGGATCATGAACGGCAAGGGCGCCCTCGACGGAGACAAGTTTCTGTACTTCTACCTGGAACGCGTCTAA
- a CDS encoding TIGR03086 family metal-binding protein — protein sequence MTDDLRAGPDSPPADELESAEATFAVLQHVLHGIAADDLEKQTPCREFDVAGLTDHLMNSITVLGGAAGAEFPERDRTDSVERQVVLAGRPALDAWKRRGLDGTVPFGNSEAPATVMAGILSLEFLVHAWDYAAAVGREVNTPDSLTDYVMGLATKVITPQGRTRAGFDDPVDIPDDAGSLDRLLAFTGRRPG from the coding sequence ATGACGGACGATCTGCGTGCCGGACCGGATTCACCGCCTGCGGACGAACTGGAGAGTGCAGAAGCCACCTTCGCCGTGCTGCAGCACGTGCTGCACGGCATCGCCGCCGACGACCTCGAAAAGCAGACACCGTGCCGCGAGTTCGACGTGGCAGGCCTAACGGATCACCTGATGAATTCGATCACCGTGCTCGGCGGTGCGGCGGGTGCGGAATTCCCCGAGCGGGACCGGACGGACTCGGTGGAGCGGCAGGTGGTCCTCGCCGGACGGCCCGCGCTGGACGCGTGGAAACGGCGCGGACTCGACGGCACGGTGCCCTTCGGGAATAGCGAGGCGCCCGCGACGGTGATGGCAGGCATCCTGTCACTCGAATTTCTGGTCCACGCTTGGGATTACGCTGCGGCCGTCGGCCGCGAGGTGAATACGCCCGATTCGCTGACCGACTACGTCATGGGGCTGGCGACCAAGGTCATCACCCCGCAGGGTCGCACCCGCGCGGGCTTCGACGATCCGGTCGACATTCCGGACGACGCCGGATCGTTGGACAGGCTGCTGGCGTTCACCGGCCGCCGGCCGGGTTAG
- a CDS encoding crotonase/enoyl-CoA hydratase family protein: MGDTYESVTVDIKDYVAQVTLIGPGKGNAMGPAFWAEMPEVFAKLDADRDVRAIVLTGSGTNFSYGLDLMAMGGMLSGVMSDGATARPRAELHATILRMQGAINAVADCRTPTIASVHGWCIGGGVDLISAVDMRYASADAKFSVREVKIAIVADVGSLARLPLILSDGHLRELALTGKDINAARAEKIGLVNDVYDDAEASLAAAHATAAEIAENPPLVVSGVKDVLDQQRIARVSESLRYVAVWNSAFLPSKDLGEGITATFEKRPPNFTGE; the protein is encoded by the coding sequence ATGGGCGACACCTACGAATCCGTCACCGTCGACATCAAGGATTACGTCGCGCAGGTGACGCTGATCGGCCCCGGCAAGGGCAACGCCATGGGCCCGGCCTTCTGGGCCGAGATGCCCGAGGTGTTCGCCAAGCTCGACGCCGACCGCGACGTGCGCGCGATCGTCCTGACGGGTTCAGGCACGAATTTCAGCTACGGACTCGACCTGATGGCGATGGGCGGCATGCTGTCCGGCGTCATGTCCGACGGGGCGACGGCGCGTCCGCGCGCGGAACTGCACGCCACGATCCTGCGCATGCAGGGCGCCATCAACGCCGTCGCCGACTGCCGCACCCCGACCATCGCGTCGGTGCACGGCTGGTGCATCGGCGGCGGCGTCGACCTGATCTCGGCCGTCGACATGCGCTACGCCAGCGCCGACGCCAAGTTCTCGGTGCGCGAGGTCAAGATCGCGATCGTCGCCGACGTGGGCAGCCTGGCCCGCCTGCCGCTGATCCTGTCCGACGGGCACCTGCGCGAGCTGGCGCTGACGGGTAAGGACATCAACGCGGCCCGTGCCGAGAAGATCGGTCTTGTCAACGACGTGTATGACGACGCCGAGGCGTCGCTGGCCGCTGCACATGCGACCGCCGCCGAGATCGCCGAGAATCCGCCGCTGGTCGTCAGCGGTGTCAAGGACGTGCTCGATCAGCAGCGCATCGCCAGGGTCTCGGAGAGCCTGCGCTATGTCGCGGTGTGGAACTCGGCGTTTCTGCCGTCGAAGGATCTGGGCGAAGGGATCACGGCGACGTTCGAGAAGCGGCCGCCCAACTTCACCGGGGAATAG
- a CDS encoding NAD-dependent epimerase/dehydratase family protein, with protein MRVLVAGATSVPGLPLLRELNSRGHEVIGVTRTSLKTSQIAATGGKPVVADVLDADEIDKVVADVGPEVVISLLTTLPKWGPKRPKDFEPARELWGVGAPNLVRAAQRAGVRRVVAESVVFAYGYPRSGPRVVDETDLYPGPPPPGGDAMLAALRGMEQTALTSGELSDTEGIVLRYGIFYGPDVPHDELFVKLAKWWAMPALTGDGVVSWIHIDDVAKTTADAVTKGRGGEVYNIVDDRPQSFGDYVRELSAKLGRPRPLPISHKLVGLVASYPATAFGTTWLPLSNAKAKAEFGWTPIPR; from the coding sequence ATGCGGGTACTGGTTGCCGGTGCGACGAGCGTGCCCGGTCTTCCGTTGTTGCGGGAGTTGAACTCTCGCGGGCACGAGGTGATCGGTGTGACCCGGACGTCGTTGAAGACGTCGCAGATCGCAGCGACGGGCGGCAAGCCGGTGGTTGCCGACGTGCTCGACGCCGACGAGATCGACAAGGTCGTCGCGGACGTCGGACCGGAGGTGGTGATCTCGCTGCTAACGACCCTGCCGAAGTGGGGCCCCAAGCGCCCCAAGGACTTCGAACCGGCACGCGAACTCTGGGGTGTCGGCGCGCCGAATCTCGTACGAGCCGCGCAGCGGGCGGGAGTACGCCGCGTTGTCGCGGAGTCGGTGGTGTTCGCCTACGGCTATCCGAGGTCCGGACCTCGCGTGGTGGACGAAACCGATCTCTATCCGGGTCCGCCGCCGCCGGGCGGTGACGCCATGCTGGCCGCGCTGCGCGGTATGGAGCAGACTGCGCTGACCTCCGGCGAGCTCAGCGATACAGAGGGAATTGTGTTGCGCTACGGCATCTTTTACGGGCCAGATGTGCCGCATGACGAACTCTTCGTCAAGCTGGCCAAGTGGTGGGCAATGCCGGCGCTGACGGGCGACGGCGTGGTCTCGTGGATACACATCGACGATGTCGCGAAGACCACCGCAGACGCCGTCACGAAGGGCCGAGGCGGTGAGGTCTACAACATCGTCGACGACCGGCCGCAGTCGTTCGGTGACTACGTGCGGGAGTTGTCGGCGAAGCTGGGCCGGCCGCGGCCGCTGCCGATCTCGCACAAGCTGGTGGGCCTCGTCGCGTCGTATCCGGCGACGGCATTCGGCACGACGTGGCTGCCGCTGTCGAATGCGAAGGCGAAGGCGGAGTTCGGCTGGACCCCTATTCCCCGGTGA